The proteins below are encoded in one region of Mycobacterium pseudokansasii:
- a CDS encoding PPE family protein: MVFGFAALPPEINSTRMYTCAGSGPLMGAAAAWNDLAEELGTTARICQSVISQLTGDQWVGPSSAAMATGAEAYVAWMQATAGQLQHAATHAMASAAAYETAFAMTVPPPVVAANRVRLAALVATNILGQNTPAIAATEAQYAEMWAQDAAAMYGYAGSSASAGVLTPLTSPPPATNPGGLGAQAAAVSQAAASSAQPGFGGLVSSLPGAVQSLAAPLAVSSVTSPLDDFFNNNLVINIGQAVFDTVAWNMFAVIASSILNGNTVPASGAAASAAGMGAGVVAATASPAGSGGRPVLAGMASASSVGKLSVPAGWSAAVPADDAAATLTGSGWAISCGRGHAGDNVARRYACGCLGRTGRLWHGTAIPSPTQGDPPAGAGVKRVVRPRQGLRHPLSVRDFVDGEPT; the protein is encoded by the coding sequence ATGGTTTTCGGTTTCGCAGCATTGCCGCCGGAGATCAACTCAACCCGCATGTACACCTGCGCCGGGTCGGGACCGCTGATGGGGGCCGCGGCGGCGTGGAACGACCTGGCCGAAGAGTTGGGTACCACGGCCCGCATCTGCCAGTCGGTGATTTCCCAGCTGACCGGCGACCAGTGGGTCGGACCGTCTTCGGCGGCCATGGCCACCGGGGCCGAGGCCTATGTGGCGTGGATGCAGGCCACCGCCGGGCAACTTCAGCATGCGGCTACCCACGCCATGGCCTCGGCGGCCGCATATGAAACTGCCTTCGCGATGACGGTGCCGCCGCCGGTCGTTGCGGCCAACCGGGTGCGGCTGGCGGCTCTCGTGGCCACCAACATTCTCGGACAGAACACGCCGGCGATCGCGGCCACCGAGGCGCAGTACGCCGAAATGTGGGCCCAGGACGCCGCCGCCATGTACGGCTACGCCGGTTCGTCGGCGAGCGCCGGGGTGCTGACTCCGTTGACGTCCCCACCGCCGGCCACCAATCCCGGCGGACTGGGCGCTCAAGCCGCCGCGGTGTCTCAAGCCGCCGCAAGCAGCGCGCAGCCGGGGTTTGGCGGGCTGGTGTCCAGCCTGCCCGGCGCGGTGCAATCACTTGCCGCGCCGCTGGCCGTCTCGTCGGTGACCAGCCCGTTAGACGATTTCTTCAACAACAATCTGGTGATCAATATCGGGCAAGCGGTCTTCGACACCGTGGCGTGGAACATGTTCGCCGTCATCGCATCCTCGATCCTCAACGGAAACACCGTTCCGGCGTCAGGCGCTGCGGCTTCCGCCGCGGGAATGGGCGCCGGTGTCGTCGCGGCGACGGCCAGCCCCGCGGGTTCGGGTGGAAGACCGGTGCTGGCGGGTATGGCTTCGGCGTCCTCGGTCGGCAAGTTGTCGGTGCCTGCCGGATGGTCCGCCGCGGTCCCGGCTGACGATGCCGCCGCGACGCTGACCGGCTCGGGCTGGGCCATCTCTTGCGGGAGAGGGCACGCGGGTGACAACGTTGCCCGCCGGTATGCCTGCGGTTGCCTGGGCCGGACGGGGAGGCTATGGCACGGGACCGCGATACCGAGTCCAACCCAAGGTGATCCCCCCGCAGGTGCTGGGGTAAAGCGAGTTGTGCGCCCCCGCCAAGGGCTGCGACACCCGCTGTCAGTCCGAGATTTCGTCGACGGTGAACCAACGTGA
- a CDS encoding dihydrodipicolinate synthase family protein, with product MPKIHGIIAYPVTPFAPDATGGIDTTRLAALVDRLVSSGVHAIAPLGSTGELAYLDESEFDTVVDTTIAAVDRRLPVIVGISDVTTAKTIRRARYAERAGADAVMILPVSYWKLTEREIAQHYRSIGDAIGIPIMAYNNPATSGVDMSPELLVTMFDNIENLTMVKESTGDLSRMHRIAQLSDGQLPFYNGSNPLVLDALRAGAAGWCTAAPNLRPQPCIDLYDAARREDLEKAQLLYDDLKPLLQFIVAGGLPTTVKAGLELMGFPVGDPRAALLPLDERGRAELQDLLAGG from the coding sequence GTGCCCAAGATCCACGGGATCATCGCCTACCCGGTGACGCCATTCGCGCCCGACGCAACCGGCGGTATCGACACCACCCGACTCGCGGCTCTGGTCGACCGCCTGGTCAGCTCCGGCGTGCACGCCATCGCCCCGCTGGGTAGCACCGGGGAGCTGGCCTACCTTGACGAGTCGGAGTTCGACACCGTGGTCGACACCACCATTGCGGCCGTCGATCGGCGGCTGCCGGTGATTGTCGGCATCTCGGATGTGACCACTGCCAAGACCATTCGGCGTGCCCGGTACGCCGAGCGGGCCGGCGCCGACGCGGTGATGATCCTGCCGGTGTCCTACTGGAAGCTCACCGAACGCGAGATCGCCCAGCACTACCGCAGTATCGGCGACGCGATCGGAATCCCGATCATGGCCTACAACAATCCGGCCACCAGCGGCGTCGACATGAGCCCCGAGCTGCTGGTCACCATGTTCGACAACATCGAAAACCTCACTATGGTCAAGGAATCCACCGGCGATCTGTCCCGGATGCACCGCATCGCCCAACTCAGCGACGGCCAGCTGCCTTTCTACAACGGCAGCAACCCGCTGGTGCTGGACGCGTTGCGGGCCGGTGCGGCCGGATGGTGTACGGCCGCCCCCAACCTGCGGCCGCAGCCCTGTATCGACCTCTACGATGCGGCGCGGCGCGAGGACCTAGAGAAGGCCCAGCTGCTCTACGACGACCTGAAGCCGCTGCTGCAGTTCATCGTCGCCGGCGGCCTGCCGACCACGGTGAAGGCCGGTCTGGAGTTGATGGGTTTCCCGGTCGGCGATCCGCGAGCGGCGTTGCTGCCGCTTGACGAGCGGGGCCGTGCCGAGTTGCAGGACTTGCTGGCCGGGGGGTAA
- a CDS encoding YncE family protein has product MRWIRTHSVYVTNYDKDATLWVIDGKAHTVTATVAVGTYPWGVAVDPDIHTVYVMSYLDGTMSVIESR; this is encoded by the coding sequence TTGCGGTGGATCCGGACCCACAGCGTCTATGTCACGAACTACGACAAGGACGCCACACTATGGGTAATCGACGGAAAGGCGCACACGGTCACGGCCACTGTGGCCGTCGGCACGTACCCGTGGGGGGTCGCCGTGGACCCAGACATCCACACCGTGTACGTCATGAGCTACCTCGACGGCACGATGTCGGTGATTGAGTCCAGATAG
- a CDS encoding YncE family protein: MGALAVLGFSVINSGHERAGTTTTGPSKPGAGPGSTAPVTHMVTATVAVGSLLNGVAVDSGARTVYAVTHTVSGRVSVVDGKTHKVTATVPVGGTPVGAAVDPGTHTVYVTNNDDDTVSVIDGNTHTVTATVRVGSGPSGVAVDPETHTV, from the coding sequence GTGGGCGCGCTTGCGGTGCTTGGGTTTTCGGTGATCAACTCCGGCCACGAGCGCGCCGGCACCACGACTACCGGACCGTCGAAGCCTGGGGCAGGACCGGGATCGACCGCGCCTGTCACGCACATGGTCACCGCAACCGTGGCCGTCGGATCTCTCCTCAACGGAGTAGCGGTCGATTCCGGTGCCCGCACCGTCTACGCCGTCACCCACACGGTCAGCGGCAGGGTGTCGGTGGTCGACGGAAAGACACACAAGGTCACGGCCACCGTGCCCGTCGGCGGCACTCCGGTCGGGGCAGCGGTGGATCCAGGCACCCACACCGTCTACGTCACCAACAACGATGACGACACGGTGTCGGTGATCGACGGGAATACGCACACCGTCACCGCCACCGTGCGCGTCGGCAGCGGCCCGTCCGGGGTGGCGGTGGATCCGGAAACCCACACCGTCTAG
- a CDS encoding zinc-ribbon domain-containing protein — MVTCENGHQNPDDCRFCGECGAPIVPAVVLCPAGH; from the coding sequence ATGGTGACGTGCGAGAACGGTCACCAAAACCCCGACGACTGCCGTTTCTGCGGTGAGTGCGGAGCCCCGATCGTGCCCGCTGTGGTTCTCTGCCCAGCGGGCCACTGA
- a CDS encoding integrase catalytic domain-containing protein — MLTGGRDPTLALALRRRNHVRHLRLWQKEGLRRRVHSHREWAGVSSAPEMVANAPKVLWAMDFQFDTTIEGKSVKIASLLDQHTGEALQRSITAERLIEGSAQAFAAAGGLPPLLRMDNGPELVCQALQES; from the coding sequence ATGCTGACCGGCGGTCGCGACCCGACGCTCGCGCTTGCCCTCCGCCGCCGCAACCATGTGCGACACCTCCGCCTCTGGCAGAAAGAGGGCCTGCGGCGGCGCGTGCACAGCCATCGCGAGTGGGCTGGCGTGTCGTCGGCGCCGGAAATGGTTGCCAATGCTCCGAAGGTGTTGTGGGCCATGGATTTCCAGTTCGACACCACCATCGAAGGTAAGTCCGTCAAGATCGCGTCGTTGCTCGATCAGCATACCGGCGAAGCGCTGCAGCGCTCGATCACCGCGGAGCGCCTGATCGAGGGAAGTGCGCAGGCGTTCGCCGCGGCCGGCGGGCTTCCGCCGCTGCTGCGCATGGACAACGGACCAGAGTTGGTTTGTCAAGCGCTGCAAGAGTCTTGA
- a CDS encoding integrase core domain-containing protein, with product MPPGTPWNNGHIHSFNNRLRRACLDRNRPHCASHPG from the coding sequence ATCCCGCCGGGGACGCCGTGGAACAACGGTCATATCCATTCGTTCAACAATCGGCTACGACGGGCGTGTCTCGACCGCAATCGGCCGCATTGTGCCAGCCACCCTGGGTGA
- a CDS encoding cytochrome P450 family protein, with protein MISHPITVGTAEFNADQHRYYDWMRRNAPVYRGRLALRPPDRDVYFISRYQDCVDVVTDPRIRRVVEGAEHLPLPEAIRMLTTGTMVYQDDPAHLRLRKLVSRPFTPRAIARLGDRVQTVTRVVLDGIKAGQRIDLQRDYALPIPTTVISEMVGIPAQDRSAFYDYIDSLFEMMLAGGSEGAAQRMDEFVDHLRNLVQQRRGDPGQDIITVMIEASDNGDRLSDDEIIAMAFLLITGDYQTTPNVITNGIAALLTHPEQLSLLQRRPDLIGSAVEEVLRYTGTVGSTEATTFAAEDIVVHGVTIPRGSMVVPLLTSANRDPAEFDDPDRFDITRKPNNHLAFSRGSHFCLGSHLARMEARIAIAGLITRFPGLTLAVAPEELRLEPIPLLNRYAELPVMLG; from the coding sequence TTGATCAGCCACCCCATCACGGTAGGCACGGCGGAGTTCAACGCCGACCAACACCGCTACTACGACTGGATGCGCCGCAATGCCCCGGTCTACCGGGGGCGGCTGGCCCTGCGGCCACCTGACCGGGACGTCTACTTCATCTCCCGTTACCAAGACTGCGTGGACGTGGTCACCGACCCGCGAATCCGGCGCGTCGTGGAGGGCGCCGAACACCTGCCGTTGCCCGAAGCCATCCGCATGCTCACCACCGGCACCATGGTGTATCAGGACGATCCCGCGCACCTGCGGCTGCGCAAACTGGTCAGCCGGCCGTTTACCCCACGCGCAATCGCACGCCTTGGCGATCGAGTACAGACCGTCACCCGTGTCGTGCTCGACGGGATTAAGGCAGGACAGCGGATCGACCTACAACGCGACTATGCGCTGCCGATCCCGACCACGGTGATCAGCGAGATGGTCGGCATACCCGCTCAGGATCGGTCCGCCTTCTACGATTACATCGACTCGCTGTTCGAGATGATGTTGGCCGGCGGCAGCGAAGGCGCAGCGCAGCGGATGGACGAGTTCGTCGACCATCTGCGGAATCTGGTCCAACAGCGCCGCGGCGACCCGGGGCAAGACATCATCACCGTGATGATTGAGGCCAGCGACAACGGCGACCGGCTATCGGACGACGAGATCATCGCGATGGCGTTCCTGCTCATCACCGGCGACTACCAAACCACCCCGAACGTGATCACCAACGGAATAGCCGCCCTGCTCACCCACCCCGAACAGCTAAGCCTGCTACAGCGACGACCCGATCTCATCGGCAGCGCCGTCGAAGAGGTCCTGCGTTATACCGGCACCGTGGGCAGCACCGAGGCGACCACGTTCGCCGCCGAGGACATCGTCGTGCACGGCGTCACCATTCCGCGCGGATCGATGGTGGTGCCGCTGCTGACGTCTGCCAACCGCGACCCCGCCGAGTTCGACGATCCCGACCGCTTCGATATCACCCGCAAGCCCAACAACCACCTGGCCTTCAGCCGAGGTAGTCACTTCTGTCTGGGCTCACATCTCGCGCGGATGGAGGCCCGCATCGCGATTGCCGGCTTGATCACCCGCTTCCCTGGTCTCACCCTGGCCGTCGCCCCGGAGGAGCTTCGTCTCGAACCGATCCCGCTGCTCAATCGATACGCCGAGCTACCCGTCATGCTGGGATAA
- the ypfJ gene encoding KPN_02809 family neutral zinc metallopeptidase translates to MTFNEGMQIDTSTASSSGGFPGGRMAIGGGIGGLLIVVVALFLGVDPGGIMSQQPVDNREAVAPGFDLSRCKTGADANKYVQCRVVATGNSLDAVWKQLMPNRYTRPHLRLFSGQVSTGCGPASSDVGPFYCPVDKTAYFDTDFFQVLVTQFGSSGGPFAEEYVVAHEYGHHVQNLLSVLGRAQQGAQGAGGNGVRTELQADCYAGVWAYYASTVKQQSTGVPYLQPLSDKDIQDALSAAASVGDDRIQQQVNGRTNPETWTHGSSAQRQKWFTIGYQTGDPNKCDTFTTTDLG, encoded by the coding sequence CCGCGTCGTCGTCGGGCGGTTTTCCCGGCGGGCGGATGGCCATCGGCGGCGGCATCGGCGGGCTGCTGATCGTGGTGGTCGCCCTGTTCCTTGGCGTCGACCCCGGCGGCATCATGAGCCAGCAGCCCGTTGACAATCGCGAGGCCGTGGCACCCGGCTTCGACCTGAGCCGGTGCAAGACCGGCGCCGACGCCAACAAGTACGTGCAGTGCCGGGTGGTGGCGACCGGCAACTCCCTGGACGCGGTATGGAAGCAGCTGATGCCCAACCGCTACACCCGCCCGCATCTGCGGCTGTTCAGCGGTCAGGTCAGCACCGGTTGCGGCCCGGCCAGCAGCGACGTCGGCCCGTTCTACTGCCCGGTGGACAAGACCGCGTACTTCGACACCGACTTCTTCCAGGTACTGGTCACCCAATTCGGTTCCAGCGGTGGGCCTTTCGCCGAAGAATATGTGGTGGCTCACGAATACGGCCATCACGTGCAAAACCTGCTGAGCGTGCTGGGCCGCGCCCAGCAAGGCGCGCAGGGCGCCGGCGGCAACGGGGTGCGCACCGAGTTGCAGGCCGACTGCTATGCCGGCGTCTGGGCGTACTACGCGTCGACCGTCAAACAGCAGAGCACCGGAGTTCCGTACCTGCAGCCGTTGAGCGACAAGGACATTCAAGACGCACTCTCGGCCGCGGCGTCGGTCGGCGATGACCGCATCCAGCAGCAGGTAAACGGACGCACCAACCCCGAGACATGGACACACGGCTCGTCGGCGCAGCGGCAGAAGTGGTTCACCATCGGCTATCAGACCGGCGACCCCAACAAGTGCGACACCTTCACCACCACCGACCTGGGATAG